The following are encoded together in the Candidatus Omnitrophota bacterium genome:
- a CDS encoding glycosyltransferase family 4 protein: protein MGDPKKGPSLSPMSKDKRINYPIRVLMVSHSGGLTGPNRSSFALATNLDKNKFYISSAFSPVGEFKSWIKNAGIEYFPLGFGLKSDLEILWQLINILRRNEYHILHGRMGRVGPLICLAGRITGVPAVILTEHMNDPEHSWLKDRPVRFFLHNLGHMATNNCLDKVIAVSEEARESYIRRQGIDPAKVVCIHNSVDFSRRTLPDHQRKTTLKKQLGFSEDNLLIGLAGRLIREKGYGDVIIAAREIIGRNPQARFFVAGEGPERESLEALAARNNISGKIKFSGFMDDMDSIMPAFDMLIQPSWSECRESFGNTLIEAMANKAVVCASNVPAFLRITDNGKAGVIFQEKNPGDLAAKVNALINDPAARNDLAEKAYLYCRREFNASNAARRLEKVYQDALLDKGYKLC from the coding sequence GTGGGAGATCCAAAGAAAGGCCCAAGCCTTAGCCCGATGAGCAAAGATAAAAGAATAAATTACCCTATCCGCGTGTTAATGGTCTCCCATTCCGGAGGGTTGACCGGGCCCAACCGAAGCTCATTCGCCCTGGCGACTAATTTAGATAAAAACAAATTTTATATCAGCAGCGCGTTTTCTCCTGTCGGGGAATTCAAATCCTGGATCAAGAACGCGGGGATAGAGTATTTCCCTTTGGGATTCGGGTTAAAAAGCGACCTGGAGATACTCTGGCAATTGATCAATATCTTGCGCCGGAACGAATATCATATCCTGCATGGCAGGATGGGAAGGGTAGGGCCGTTAATATGTTTGGCAGGCAGGATAACCGGTGTCCCGGCCGTTATCCTGACCGAACATATGAATGACCCTGAGCATAGCTGGCTTAAGGATAGGCCTGTCCGTTTTTTTCTGCACAACCTGGGGCATATGGCTACTAATAATTGCCTGGATAAGGTTATCGCGGTATCGGAAGAGGCCAGGGAAAGTTATATCCGGCGTCAGGGGATCGATCCGGCAAAGGTCGTATGTATACATAACAGCGTGGATTTTTCGCGCAGGACTCTGCCGGACCATCAGCGCAAAACAACTCTAAAAAAACAACTTGGTTTTTCAGAAGATAACCTTCTTATAGGTCTGGCCGGCAGGCTGATCCGGGAAAAAGGGTACGGTGATGTTATTATTGCCGCCAGGGAGATAATCGGCCGGAACCCGCAGGCGCGTTTTTTTGTAGCCGGGGAAGGCCCGGAAAGGGAAAGTCTGGAGGCGCTGGCAGCCCGGAATAATATCTCCGGAAAAATAAAATTCTCCGGTTTTATGGATGATATGGATTCGATAATGCCGGCATTCGATATGCTTATCCAGCCTTCCTGGAGCGAATGCCGGGAGTCTTTCGGGAATACCTTGATTGAGGCAATGGCTAACAAGGCTGTGGTTTGCGCCAGCAATGTTCCGGCTTTTCTCAGGATCACCGATAACGGAAAGGCCGGGGTGATCTTTCAGGAGAAAAACCCCGGGGATCTGGCGGCTAAGGTGAACGCATTGATAAACGACCCCGCAGCGCGCAATGATCTCGCGGAAAAGGCGTATCTATACTGCCGCCGGGAATTCAACGCCTCTAACGCGGCGCGCAGGCTTGAGAAAGTCTACCAGGACGCGCTTTTGGATAAAGGGTATAAATTATGCTAG
- a CDS encoding glycosyltransferase family 2 protein → MDKQRLSVILVVRNESSNIRRCLDSVKWADEMVVVDQDSQDNTAAICREYTDKVFTVPSKGFCEPDRITAAEHAACEWVLYLDADEEVPPELRAEIRGILDSGVRQNSFYVARRNIFLGEWVKGAGWYPAYVLRLFRKGSVVFPAEIHAAILPLGGYGYLKNQIIHHTCSDLEEYLAKVNRYSGILAWQAWQKGERLNALTLPAKVLFLPLAQASKRFVLQKGFIDGYLGLVIAFLTGLTIFLKEIKLWEIQRKAQALAR, encoded by the coding sequence ATGGATAAGCAGAGACTTTCAGTTATACTGGTGGTCCGCAATGAATCCTCCAATATCCGCAGGTGCCTGGATTCGGTAAAATGGGCGGATGAGATGGTCGTGGTAGACCAGGATTCGCAGGATAATACCGCGGCTATCTGCAGGGAATACACGGATAAGGTTTTTACTGTCCCGTCCAAGGGCTTTTGCGAACCCGACCGGATAACCGCCGCCGAACACGCGGCATGCGAATGGGTCCTTTATCTGGATGCCGATGAAGAGGTCCCTCCGGAATTAAGGGCCGAGATCCGGGGCATATTGGATTCAGGCGTCAGGCAAAACTCGTTCTACGTTGCGCGCAGGAATATATTCCTGGGTGAATGGGTCAAGGGCGCAGGCTGGTATCCGGCTTATGTGTTGAGGCTGTTCAGGAAGGGCAGCGTGGTGTTTCCGGCGGAGATACACGCCGCGATCTTGCCTTTAGGCGGTTACGGTTATCTGAAAAACCAGATCATTCATCACACCTGTTCCGATCTTGAGGAATATCTGGCTAAGGTCAACCGCTATTCCGGCATACTGGCCTGGCAGGCCTGGCAAAAAGGCGAGAGGCTTAACGCGCTGACCTTACCGGCCAAAGTTTTATTTTTGCCTTTGGCGCAGGCTTCCAAAAGATTCGTTTTGCAGAAGGGATTCATAGACGGTTATTTGGGGCTGGTGATCGCTTTCCTGACCGGATTGACTATTTTTCTGAAAGAGATTAAATTGTGGGAGATCCAAAGAAAGGCCCAAGCCTTAGCCCGATGA
- a CDS encoding glycosyltransferase has translation MRSVSVIIPNYNGREFLQKNLPILLKRLSVHPGEAEVIVVDDGSTDSSAEFVKGIKGVRLLALGANSGFANAVNYGVREAKGEIIYLLNSDVEVCEGFLSPLIRHFDDDKVFAVSSVAIKGLKDIAPGKKVWPHFVKFKYGIFWYWYECLDMCSKAAESFCVSGGYSAFDRVKFLELGGFDILFRPFYAEDGDICWRAWKKGYRSLIDPDSCVIHKQRGTIAKYHERSEISNIHWKNRFLMTWKDISDRGLLLKHLLFTIPELLICPLIGKKEFSAGFFMALPQIPEVIRSRRKQRILTEVYSDRDLFRKFSSLPVVEPHCILYLHETSVISGAENSLLNLAKNLDKKRFRPLFVLPGSGPLADELERMGVEVIYLGFPRVRSLLGVTKTVRKLFRIAREKKIRIIHSNSIRSHFYASVTSRIVKVPVVWHQRNLLTDEIIDPDRLFSSFADRIICNSRAIADRFLSRNGLPGNVRVVHNGVDTQKFSPDISGENIRGEFGIGKKDIVVGIASRFNLEKGQRTFLKAAAEVIAALPELKNRLKFLVAGGAVFKREEEEDVFLKSLVSDFGLGQNVIFTGLRKDMPEIYAAMDIFVLASDAEPCGRVVLEAMACAKPLIATITGGTTEMAQDGITGYFFRPGDHTALAERMIFLIEHADFAKKMGQNGRSRAEACFKIETNARKVQDIYLELIGLRYG, from the coding sequence ATGAGATCAGTAAGCGTAATCATACCCAATTATAACGGCAGGGAGTTTTTGCAGAAGAACCTTCCGATCCTCCTTAAACGGTTATCCGTTCACCCGGGAGAAGCGGAGGTTATTGTCGTTGATGACGGATCGACCGATTCCAGCGCGGAGTTCGTCAAAGGGATCAAAGGCGTGCGCCTCCTGGCTTTGGGGGCGAACAGCGGGTTTGCCAACGCGGTCAACTATGGCGTCCGTGAGGCCAAAGGCGAGATAATTTACCTGCTTAATTCGGATGTGGAAGTTTGTGAGGGTTTTTTGTCCCCTCTGATAAGGCATTTTGATGACGACAAGGTGTTCGCGGTCAGCTCAGTGGCGATAAAAGGGTTGAAGGACATCGCCCCCGGTAAAAAGGTATGGCCGCATTTTGTAAAATTCAAATACGGCATATTCTGGTATTGGTATGAGTGCCTGGATATGTGCTCTAAAGCCGCGGAGTCTTTTTGCGTCTCAGGCGGATACAGCGCTTTTGACCGCGTGAAGTTCCTGGAATTGGGGGGGTTTGATATCCTCTTCCGGCCTTTTTACGCTGAGGACGGGGATATCTGCTGGCGGGCCTGGAAAAAGGGGTACCGTTCTTTGATCGATCCGGACAGTTGCGTCATTCATAAGCAAAGAGGGACTATCGCGAAATATCATGAGCGCAGTGAGATAAGCAATATCCATTGGAAGAACAGGTTTTTGATGACCTGGAAGGATATTTCCGACCGGGGCTTGCTCCTAAAACACTTGCTTTTTACTATTCCGGAATTATTGATCTGCCCTTTGATCGGGAAAAAAGAATTCAGCGCGGGATTTTTTATGGCTTTGCCGCAGATCCCGGAGGTTATCAGGTCCCGGAGAAAACAACGGATCTTAACCGAGGTCTATTCCGATAGGGACTTGTTTAGGAAGTTTTCCAGTCTGCCTGTCGTTGAACCACACTGCATATTATACCTGCATGAGACTTCTGTGATCAGCGGAGCGGAAAACAGCCTGCTTAACCTGGCGAAAAACCTGGATAAAAAGAGATTTCGGCCCCTATTCGTTCTGCCCGGATCCGGGCCGTTAGCGGATGAATTGGAGCGTATGGGCGTAGAAGTGATTTATCTTGGATTCCCCAGGGTCAGATCTCTTTTGGGGGTGACCAAAACAGTGAGAAAGCTTTTCCGGATCGCCCGGGAAAAGAAGATCCGGATCATTCATTCCAACAGTATCCGCTCGCATTTTTACGCGTCGGTAACCTCCAGGATCGTTAAAGTCCCGGTGGTTTGGCATCAGCGCAATTTGTTGACTGACGAGATCATTGATCCTGACAGGTTGTTTTCGTCATTCGCCGACAGGATAATCTGCAATTCCCGGGCAATAGCCGATAGATTTTTGAGCAGGAATGGCTTGCCGGGCAATGTCCGTGTGGTGCATAACGGCGTGGATACGCAAAAATTCAGCCCGGATATAAGCGGTGAGAATATCAGGGGCGAGTTTGGGATAGGCAAAAAGGATATTGTGGTCGGCATCGCTTCCAGGTTCAATCTCGAGAAAGGCCAGCGGACCTTTTTGAAGGCTGCCGCAGAGGTGATCGCGGCATTGCCGGAGCTGAAAAACAGATTGAAATTCCTGGTCGCCGGAGGAGCGGTATTCAAGCGGGAAGAAGAAGAGGATGTTTTCTTAAAATCCCTGGTAAGCGACTTCGGCCTGGGACAGAATGTCATATTTACGGGTTTGCGGAAAGATATGCCTGAGATTTACGCCGCTATGGATATATTTGTTTTGGCCTCGGATGCCGAGCCTTGCGGAAGAGTGGTGCTGGAGGCTATGGCCTGCGCTAAACCGTTAATAGCGACTATCACCGGAGGCACCACGGAGATGGCCCAGGATGGGATAACCGGGTATTTCTTCAGGCCCGGGGACCATACGGCCCTGGCTGAAAGGATGATTTTCCTGATCGAACACGCGGATTTCGCCAAAAAGATGGGGCAGAACGGACGCTCGCGGGCAGAGGCTTGTTTTAAGATCGAGACTAATGCCCGGAAGGTCCAGGATATTTACCTGGAATTAATAGGGTTGAGATATGGATAA
- a CDS encoding glycosyltransferase produces the protein MISICHIVDALNIGGLEKTLIGFVLNAREFKHVVFCLRAKGPLVKFLEDRGIEVREFSLSGRLRIRGIMRVTAELRKGRFDIVHCHGLYPAVWGAISARMAGVAVVIMHVQNQYYGISWKDKIKVRTVAAFTDRVIAVSLAVRKCLIGFLGIPCAKIALVYNSAEDRRSSDSLRRKVREGLGLAPGVFVVGSISRIEGHKGHSFLVESIAECLRRGLDCKCVIIGDGPAMDGLRNRVKSLGLENTVIFLGARQDAEDYLSGMDIFVQLSTTHEGLPLALAEAASAGLCLIATDIGGNAEIVQDGVNGFIVPVRNSTAVAEKIIYLAGHEDEMRKMSRESRNTWESKFSQREMVDKIAKIYKDEISKRNHTQL, from the coding sequence ATGATAAGTATATGCCACATAGTCGATGCCTTGAATATCGGAGGCTTGGAAAAGACGCTGATCGGGTTTGTCCTTAATGCCCGGGAATTCAAGCATGTTGTTTTTTGCCTGAGGGCCAAAGGCCCTTTGGTAAAGTTTCTGGAAGACCGGGGGATCGAGGTAAGGGAATTCAGTCTCTCCGGGAGGCTGCGCATCCGCGGCATAATGCGGGTTACCGCGGAATTACGCAAGGGAAGATTCGATATCGTTCATTGCCATGGGCTCTATCCGGCGGTTTGGGGCGCGATATCCGCCAGGATGGCCGGGGTAGCGGTAGTGATAATGCATGTCCAGAACCAGTATTACGGTATTTCCTGGAAGGATAAAATCAAGGTCAGGACGGTAGCCGCTTTTACAGACCGGGTCATAGCAGTGTCCCTGGCGGTAAGGAAATGCCTGATCGGGTTTTTGGGGATACCTTGCGCAAAGATAGCGTTGGTTTATAACAGCGCCGAGGATAGGCGGTCATCGGATAGCTTGAGGCGTAAGGTCAGAGAGGGGCTGGGGCTGGCTCCAGGGGTATTTGTCGTCGGATCGATAAGCCGGATTGAAGGGCATAAAGGCCATAGTTTTCTTGTTGAGTCCATAGCTGAATGTCTCAGGCGGGGCCTTGATTGTAAATGCGTCATAATCGGCGACGGACCGGCAATGGACGGATTAAGGAACAGGGTTAAGTCACTGGGGTTGGAAAACACGGTAATTTTCCTGGGGGCCAGGCAGGACGCGGAAGATTACCTTTCAGGTATGGATATCTTTGTTCAGCTTTCCACGACTCATGAAGGCCTGCCTTTGGCTCTGGCCGAGGCTGCTTCCGCCGGCTTGTGCCTTATCGCTACCGATATAGGCGGCAATGCCGAGATCGTCCAGGACGGGGTTAACGGGTTTATCGTCCCGGTAAGAAACAGCACGGCTGTGGCCGAGAAGATCATATATCTGGCCGGGCATGAAGATGAAATGCGCAAGATGTCCCGCGAGTCGCGCAATACCTGGGAAAGCAAATTCAGCCAGAGGGAAATGGTCGATAAGATCGCCAAAATATATAAAGATGAGATCAGTAAGCGTAATCATACCCAATTATAA
- a CDS encoding class I SAM-dependent methyltransferase — MKYWLELAANPLFILKKLQIEALSGYSGFIKGRVLDIGCGLRPYARYLRAKIYVGIDILAEVKPDIRSRCDPLPFKDGSFDSVICTEVLEHILRPQACLAQINKALKKGGIVYITVPQSWCLHYEPDDYWRFTRYGIETLVKEAGFEIVAMRRIGGVFSLAGVRLVDVAWTVIRNCLGSLGGKFAEQAATALCLGFSLLFYILAKLGDGIDQRDALGWAVLAKK, encoded by the coding sequence ATGAAATACTGGCTGGAATTGGCGGCTAACCCGCTTTTTATATTGAAAAAACTGCAGATTGAGGCCCTATCAGGGTATTCGGGGTTTATTAAAGGCAGGGTTCTGGATATCGGCTGCGGTTTAAGGCCTTATGCCAGGTATCTCCGGGCTAAAATATACGTAGGTATCGATATTCTTGCTGAAGTGAAGCCGGATATCCGCTCTCGCTGCGATCCCTTGCCGTTCAAGGATGGTTCTTTTGACAGCGTGATTTGTACTGAAGTGCTTGAACATATCCTCCGTCCCCAGGCTTGCTTGGCGCAGATAAACAAGGCGCTTAAAAAAGGCGGAATTGTTTATATTACCGTGCCCCAAAGCTGGTGTTTGCATTATGAGCCTGATGATTACTGGCGTTTTACCAGATACGGGATAGAAACCCTTGTAAAAGAAGCGGGTTTTGAGATTGTGGCTATGCGCAGGATCGGCGGTGTTTTTTCCCTGGCAGGGGTCCGTCTGGTTGATGTGGCTTGGACAGTCATCAGGAATTGTCTGGGATCTTTAGGCGGGAAGTTTGCCGAGCAGGCGGCTACGGCTTTATGCCTGGGGTTCTCGTTGTTATTTTATATCCTGGCTAAATTAGGGGATGGTATTGATCAACGGGACGCCTTAGGTTGGGCGGTTTTGGCGAAAAAATGA
- a CDS encoding glycosyltransferase family 2 protein has product MNAGEKNVDISVVIVNWNVRSMLKQCLDSLYRFTSDISFEVFVVDNGSLDGSAEMVAKEFPWAILIANSRNLGFSAGNNQALRQARGRYSILLNPDTELVDNSLKAMADFMDGHPQVDCIAPRLIFADGSLQESCRHFPSFFTDLSESLYLDEAFPGNRIFNWYRIGVYSFDRMGPVDQPYGACLLFRKEDLVRLDFMDERFFMYYDEIDLCYRLKKSGGVIYYLPQIRVIHHGNQSSKQVPDACHSWKLRSRLAFFNKHYGRQAMVVLFFNLALRSFVVYGLLGFSHILIRRPRDWGYFKRMVSYMWREYRNSLKGA; this is encoded by the coding sequence ATGAATGCCGGAGAAAAGAACGTGGATATCTCGGTGGTTATTGTGAATTGGAACGTGCGCTCTATGTTGAAGCAATGCCTGGATTCGCTGTATCGTTTTACCAGCGACATAAGCTTTGAGGTGTTCGTGGTGGACAACGGTTCTTTAGATGGCAGCGCGGAGATGGTGGCGAAGGAATTTCCCTGGGCCATCCTGATCGCGAACAGCCGCAATTTGGGTTTCTCGGCCGGAAATAACCAGGCCCTGCGCCAGGCAAGGGGCCGTTACAGCATCCTGCTTAATCCGGATACGGAACTGGTAGATAATTCTTTAAAGGCAATGGCGGATTTTATGGACGGGCATCCGCAGGTGGATTGTATCGCTCCCCGGCTTATTTTTGCAGACGGGTCTTTGCAGGAAAGCTGCCGGCATTTTCCGTCTTTCTTTACGGATCTGAGCGAGAGCCTTTATCTGGATGAGGCATTTCCGGGGAACAGGATCTTTAACTGGTACAGGATAGGAGTATATTCATTTGACCGGATGGGCCCGGTTGACCAGCCTTACGGCGCCTGTTTATTGTTCCGCAAAGAAGACCTGGTGAGGCTGGATTTTATGGACGAGCGTTTCTTTATGTATTACGACGAAATCGACCTGTGCTACCGGCTTAAGAAATCGGGCGGGGTTATTTATTATTTGCCGCAGATACGGGTGATACATCACGGCAATCAAAGCTCCAAACAGGTCCCCGATGCCTGTCATTCCTGGAAATTGCGCAGCAGGCTTGCTTTTTTCAACAAGCACTACGGAAGGCAGGCCATGGTAGTATTGTTTTTTAACCTGGCCCTGCGCAGTTTCGTCGTATATGGTTTGCTCGGTTTTTCGCATATTTTGATCCGCCGGCCGCGCGACTGGGGATATTTTAAACGCATGGTAAGTTATATGTGGCGAGAGTACCGGAATTCCCTGAAAGGGGCGTAA